Proteins encoded within one genomic window of Buchnera aphidicola (Myzocallis carpini):
- the trpS gene encoding tryptophan--tRNA ligase, translated as MNLLKPILFSAVQPSGTLTIGNYIGSILHWSSMQTTHHCIYSIADLHALTVFKNISSLQQSKLDTLCFYLSAGINPKQSIIFLQSQVHQHCQLNWILNCYTYFGELKRMVQFKQKSKIYAKNINSGLFNYPILMSSDILLYQSNVVLIGKDQKQHLELARNIAHRFNFLHGKFFNIPDSYIPNKYSCKIMALLNPTIKMSKTDVNHNNVIFLLDNKKSVFNKINKSVTDSENKIFYNSDTKPGISNLLNIYASLKRQNIHEVEKIFKKTSYKDFKYLLACMISNKLSVLQEKFHYFRNNLPYLKNILDYGAYQAKKIAQKTIENIYNLLGL; from the coding sequence ATGAATTTATTGAAACCAATTTTATTTAGTGCTGTACAACCCTCTGGTACATTAACTATTGGAAATTATATTGGTTCAATACTTCATTGGTCTTCTATGCAAACTACACATCATTGCATTTATAGTATTGCTGATTTACATGCATTAACAGTATTTAAAAATATTAGTTCATTACAGCAATCCAAACTAGATACTTTATGTTTTTATTTATCTGCTGGAATTAATCCAAAACAAAGTATTATATTTTTACAATCACAAGTACATCAACATTGTCAATTAAATTGGATTTTAAATTGTTATACTTATTTTGGTGAATTAAAAAGAATGGTACAGTTTAAACAAAAGTCTAAAATATATGCCAAGAATATTAATTCTGGTTTATTTAATTACCCAATATTAATGTCTTCTGATATTTTGTTATATCAAAGTAATGTTGTTTTGATTGGAAAGGATCAAAAACAACATTTGGAATTAGCAAGAAATATTGCTCATCGATTTAATTTTCTGCATGGTAAATTTTTTAATATTCCTGATAGTTATATACCAAATAAATATAGTTGTAAAATTATGGCTTTGCTGAATCCTACTATTAAAATGTCCAAAACAGATGTTAATCATAATAATGTAATATTTTTATTAGATAATAAAAAATCTGTTTTTAACAAGATTAATAAGTCAGTTACTGATTCCGAAAATAAAATTTTTTATAATTCTGATACAAAACCAGGAATTTCAAATTTATTAAATATTTATGCTAGTTTAAAAAGACAAAATATACATGAAGTAGAAAAAATTTTTAAAAAAACTTCATATAAAGATTTTAAATATTTATTAGCATGTATGATTTCAAATAAATTATCTGTATTACAAGAAAAGTTTCATTATTTTAGAAATAATTTACCCTATTTGAAAAATATTTTAGACTATGGTGCTTATCAAGCAAAAAAAATAGCACAAAAAACTATAGAAAATATTTATAATTTACTGGGATTATAA